AGCGACACCGGCCAGTCCCATAACCCGCTGCCACCGGAGGCGCTGTGGCTCTACGCCCAGGGCCTGTACGAGAAGGGGGTGTCGCCCCGCAACGTGGAGAAGCTCATCATCGGGAACCCGCGGGCGATGCTGGGTATCTGACGGACGTCCTGGAAATCGTTGGGAGTGTATTGGAAAGGACAGCCATGACGGATTGGGCATCCCGGGGACGGATCGCGGAGGACATCACCGAAGCGGCGGGACTGACGCCGCTGCTGCGCCTGCGCAAGGTGGCGGCGGGGCCGCAGAGCCTGTGCGGCAAGCTGGAGTTCATGAACCCGTCGTCGAGCCTCAAGGACCGCATCCTGCGGCGCATGGTGCGGAGCGCCGAGGAACGCGGCGACCTCAAGCCCGGCATGACGATCCTGGAAGCGTCCACCGGCAGTACGGGCATCGCCACCTCGATGATCGGCGCGGTGTGCGGCTATCCGGTGGTGGTGGTGATGCCCGAGGGCATGAGCGAGGAGCGCAAGGCCTCCATGCGCGCCTACGGCGCCGAGCTGGTGCTCACCCCGGGCGCGGAGAGCGACGTGGACCTGTGCCTGGAGAAGGTGGAGGAGTTGAAGCGAGCCGAGCCGGACCGCTACTGGGAACCCGGCCAGTTCTCCAACCGGGACAACATCGCCGCCCACTACGAGACCACCGGCCCGGAGATCTGGCACCAGACCGGCGGCCGGGTGGACGTGTTCGTGGCCTCCCAGGGCAGCGGCGGCACCGTGTCCGGCGTCGGCAAGTACCTGAAGGAGCAGAACCCGAACGCGAAGATCTACGCCGTGGAACCGGCGGAGTGCCCGATCCTGTCCGGCGGCACCTGGGGGCCCCACGCCATCGAGGGCATCGGCGACGGTTTCATCCCCGAAAACCTGGACCTGGACTACGTGGACG
The window above is part of the Deltaproteobacteria bacterium genome. Proteins encoded here:
- the cysK gene encoding cysteine synthase A; the protein is MTDWASRGRIAEDITEAAGLTPLLRLRKVAAGPQSLCGKLEFMNPSSSLKDRILRRMVRSAEERGDLKPGMTILEASTGSTGIATSMIGAVCGYPVVVVMPEGMSEERKASMRAYGAELVLTPGAESDVDLCLEKVEELKRAEPDRYWEPGQFSNRDNIAAHYETTGPEIWHQTGGRVDVFVASQGSGGTVSGVGKYLKEQNPNAKIYAVEPAECPILSGGTWGPHAIEGIGDGFIPENLDLDYVDGVVTVSSEDSIAMARRLAREEGVLCGISSGCNVAAANKLSAALPSTKMIVTMINDTGMRYFSTPLFGKEEGVDIPDRDHPIREEDKANLARRNLHIVR